A single region of the Phycisphaerae bacterium genome encodes:
- a CDS encoding site-specific integrase produces the protein MFADIEAQACDILLWCKMHFKDRLEVEPFADLMTENHYKVMMADFARGGWDKEKRKKAMGPSQMNKRRQRFWNIIRFARSAEMALLLPFKAEDVQGSCGGNDLGRNRQFPTVEELKTLLRAADPKMKLWMVMAMGLGFTSDDIARACPENLGIDKFDQARWKTRRLFPRGGGMPPLVWTLLQRYLRDNPRERGELLFRTRLGNPIVSIRNKTPDEMKAAAESGRLVVNSYTRSDSLQQAFYKLQRKTGVTVKGGFSTFRTLAATALASSPGVSGNEVRTFLGQGNTDAVDIYIKKLTPQTHEVVTWVNQVLDSTDVESLW, from the coding sequence GTGTTCGCGGACATCGAGGCGCAGGCGTGCGACATTTTGCTTTGGTGCAAGATGCATTTCAAAGATCGGTTGGAAGTTGAGCCGTTCGCGGACCTGATGACCGAAAACCACTACAAGGTCATGATGGCCGACTTTGCGCGAGGCGGGTGGGACAAGGAAAAACGCAAGAAGGCAATGGGGCCGTCGCAGATGAACAAGCGACGGCAGCGGTTCTGGAACATCATCCGTTTCGCACGATCCGCCGAGATGGCTCTGTTGTTGCCCTTCAAGGCGGAGGACGTACAGGGCTCCTGCGGAGGCAATGATCTCGGGCGAAATCGGCAGTTCCCCACGGTAGAAGAACTTAAGACATTGCTTCGGGCCGCCGATCCCAAAATGAAATTGTGGATGGTGATGGCGATGGGGCTCGGTTTTACCAGTGACGACATTGCCCGCGCGTGTCCCGAAAACCTCGGGATCGACAAATTTGATCAAGCCCGATGGAAGACCCGTCGGTTGTTCCCGCGAGGCGGAGGGATGCCTCCGTTGGTCTGGACCCTCTTGCAGCGGTACTTGCGTGACAATCCAAGGGAACGCGGGGAGTTGTTGTTCCGCACTCGGTTGGGCAATCCCATCGTCAGCATTCGGAACAAGACTCCGGACGAAATGAAAGCCGCAGCGGAGAGCGGTCGGTTGGTCGTGAACAGCTACACTCGGAGTGACAGCCTCCAACAAGCGTTTTACAAACTGCAAAGAAAGACCGGGGTTACTGTGAAAGGGGGCTTCTCCACGTTCCGCACGCTGGCCGCTACGGCTTTGGCCAGTTCGCCCGGCGTCAGCGGCAACGAGGTCCGAACATTCTTGGGGCAGGGCAACACCGATGCGGTGGACATCTACATCAAAAAGCTGACTCCCCAGACCCACGAGGTTGTGACATGGGTCAATCAGGTGCTTGACTCGACCGATGTGGAGTCGCTGTGGTGA